CTTACTCAATGCTGGAGCCCTTGGAGTAGTCTTTGCATTCTTCATGGTGGACTTCTTCGACACCCTTGGAACGGTCACCGGTTTGAGTGCCAAGGCGGGCTTCCTGACCAAGGAGGGTAAGATACCAGATGCAGAGAAGGTTCTCCTCACGGATGCAATAGGAACTACGTTCGGTGCAATACTCGGTACCTCGACCGTCACAACGTACATCGAGAGTGCGGCAGGCATAGAGGAGGGTGGCAGAACGGGATTTACGGCCGTCATAGTTGGCCTCCTATTCCTGGCAATAGGCCTCTTCATCGCGCCACTAGCGAAGGCCATTCCAACCTTCGCAACGGCTCCCGCCTTAGTGATAGTTGGTTACTACATGATGAGCGCCTTCAAGGAGGTTGACTTCAGCGATCCAACTGAAGCAATTCCAGCGTTCTTAGTGTTGATAACGATACCTTTCACTTACTCAATAGCCGATGGAATTGGAGTTGGCTTCATAAGCTACACCCTACTCAAGGTATTCACTGGAAGGTGGAAGGAGGTACACCCACTAATGTACATCTTGACCCTCGTGTTCATCGGCTACTTCGCCTACCTTGCCACTGCCTGATTCTTCCCTTACCTTTTTTAGGAACTGCTTCAGGACGTAAGGGCAGTGCTCCTGGACATAGCTTATAAACTCTTTTATCCTCTGGATTGTTATGTCATGGACATAGTGCTCGAACTGGCACGCATCTTCCTCCGCAATCTCAGGGGGAATTCCCAGGACATTGGTAAAGAACTCTGTAAGGAGGACGTGCTTAGAATAAGTCCTTTCCGCTATCTTCCTGCCCTCTTCCGTTAAGAGTATCCTATCATATTTTTCGTACTCAACCAAGCCTTTCTCGGCAAGCTTCTTCAGGGCATCAACGACGCTTGGGGGCTTAACGTGCAAAACCTTAGCTATGTCTTTAACCCTAATCACGCCCTTATTCTTCTGAAG
This window of the Pyrococcus kukulkanii genome carries:
- a CDS encoding metal-dependent transcriptional regulator; protein product: MVSKREEEYLEVMYLLQKNKGVIRVKDIAKVLHVKPPSVVDALKKLAEKGLVEYEKYDRILLTEEGRKIAERTYSKHVLLTEFFTNVLGIPPEIAEEDACQFEHYVHDITIQRIKEFISYVQEHCPYVLKQFLKKVREESGSGKVGEVADEHEGQDVH